The Geoglobus acetivorans genome window below encodes:
- a CDS encoding DHA2 family efflux MFS transporter permease subunit — translation MRRMDAGQSGHGGYDTKAVNPWLSLIPVATGVFMVMLDTSILNIALPSIAEEFNASASDVQWLLNAYLITLVVLLVTFGRLGDMVKRNLLYVTGMAVFIAGSLLCAESWDILVFIVARVIQAVGGAIMLGNSMALITELFPPGKRGAAMGLNSILIASSFAFGPVIGGWLTTHMSWHWVFYINLPVGLAGIALGLTLLPAMGEKAKVPVDVFGLALLSISLGSLTIGIIQGQEWGWRDDKTIASFIVAFSYLTAFIARELTCDYPILDLNLFRIRNFTAGVTALFFMSMGLSTSLFLMPFFLQGIKGLTAEQAGLWIMPIPIVNTVIAPLAGRLSDRINPKITMSMGPVVFSIGLYLLSKISANVTFWELLPVLLFIGSGMGLLMPPAMNVMMTSAPPHKAGMASGTIQTSNSLARAMGVSLGGILFTGKMNELIPNFGNEIPNPMQIKILEVLAMKGYAGPIVIVTEAFMRSFRSVFLNAIPFILISLFIVLVFLRGGEHLEAIGKSGFTDQSDQNSHNSVVPSQSSKGEYCRETGRSGE, via the coding sequence ATGAGAAGAATGGATGCTGGACAATCCGGACATGGAGGATATGACACAAAAGCAGTGAATCCGTGGCTCTCTCTGATTCCTGTGGCCACCGGGGTATTCATGGTGATGCTGGATACCAGCATACTGAACATAGCCCTCCCAAGCATAGCCGAGGAGTTCAACGCCTCGGCCTCCGACGTTCAGTGGCTCCTTAACGCATATCTCATAACTCTGGTTGTGCTGCTGGTCACCTTTGGCAGGCTGGGAGACATGGTGAAGAGAAACCTCCTTTACGTTACCGGAATGGCCGTTTTCATTGCTGGAAGCCTTCTCTGTGCGGAGTCTTGGGACATCTTAGTGTTCATTGTGGCCAGAGTGATACAGGCAGTTGGGGGAGCGATAATGCTGGGAAACAGCATGGCTCTGATCACAGAACTATTCCCTCCGGGTAAAAGAGGGGCTGCAATGGGGCTTAACTCAATCCTCATCGCCTCCTCATTCGCCTTCGGACCTGTGATAGGTGGCTGGCTGACGACGCATATGAGCTGGCACTGGGTTTTCTACATCAACCTGCCGGTGGGTCTTGCGGGAATTGCCCTCGGATTGACGCTGCTCCCAGCAATGGGTGAAAAGGCCAAGGTGCCGGTGGATGTGTTTGGACTGGCACTCCTGTCCATATCTCTTGGCTCCCTTACAATCGGAATCATCCAGGGGCAGGAGTGGGGCTGGAGAGACGACAAGACAATTGCGTCCTTCATAGTGGCGTTCTCATACCTTACAGCTTTCATCGCAAGGGAACTCACCTGTGACTATCCCATTCTTGATCTGAATCTCTTCAGAATAAGGAATTTTACAGCAGGAGTTACTGCTCTCTTTTTCATGTCAATGGGGCTTTCAACCTCTCTGTTTCTCATGCCATTCTTCCTGCAGGGAATAAAGGGGTTGACGGCTGAGCAGGCGGGGCTCTGGATAATGCCAATTCCAATTGTGAACACCGTCATAGCCCCACTTGCAGGAAGGCTCAGCGACAGAATCAATCCGAAGATAACCATGTCGATGGGACCGGTGGTCTTCTCCATCGGGCTCTACCTCCTGAGCAAGATAAGCGCAAACGTGACGTTCTGGGAGCTGCTGCCGGTGCTCCTCTTCATCGGCTCAGGCATGGGTCTATTGATGCCCCCTGCAATGAACGTTATGATGACCTCCGCACCCCCTCACAAGGCCGGGATGGCAAGTGGAACCATTCAGACTTCCAATTCCCTTGCAAGAGCCATGGGGGTATCGCTGGGCGGAATACTCTTTACAGGAAAGATGAACGAGCTGATTCCGAATTTCGGAAATGAGATTCCGAACCCGATGCAGATAAAAATACTGGAAGTTTTGGCCATGAAGGGTTATGCCGGTCCGATTGTGATAGTCACAGAGGCTTTCATGAGGAGCTTCAGAAGTGTTTTCCTGAATGCCATACCCTTTATCCTGATAAGCCTGTTCATCGTGCTGGTGTTCCTGAGGGGTGGAGAGCATCTTGAGGCAATCGGTAAATCAGGTTTTACTGATCAGAGTGACCAGAATTCGCATAATTCGGTTGTCCCCTCACAGTCGAGTAAAGGAGAATACTGCCGGGAAACCGGAAGGTCCGGGGAGTGA
- a CDS encoding hotdog fold thioesterase, which produces MTGKHPKPEPDRDSFRKFLNAEILEVRDGYARVEGVVSSNYLNFHGTAHGAYIMALADFAFALAVNSGNYSRFALSIRMDFIKPAFHGDRLTAEAEIEYGRKVAFCRLEVRRGDETIARGLAIAYGSEVPA; this is translated from the coding sequence ATGACTGGAAAGCATCCCAAACCAGAACCGGATAGAGACAGTTTCAGAAAATTTCTGAATGCAGAGATTCTGGAGGTCAGGGACGGATACGCGAGGGTGGAGGGAGTTGTCTCAAGCAACTATCTGAACTTCCATGGAACTGCACATGGTGCGTACATAATGGCTCTGGCCGATTTTGCCTTTGCTCTTGCAGTAAATTCCGGCAATTACTCCAGATTCGCACTCTCAATAAGAATGGATTTTATCAAACCGGCATTTCATGGTGACAGACTTACTGCAGAAGCAGAGATAGAATACGGCAGAAAAGTTGCATTCTGCAGGCTGGAGGTCAGGAGAGGCGATGAAACGATAGCAAGAGGTCTTGCAATAGCTTATGGAAGTGAGGTGCCTGCATAA
- a CDS encoding helix-turn-helix transcriptional regulator: protein MSDALKGMLKLLILRELESGEATGYELIERIGKIVSKKPSPGSVYPLLNELHDRGFLEVSVRGNRKIYSLSTKGKRALEELKERERMLILDKIRFLMEAGILSGESVDEAVTFVMERREKRWELLRIKNWFRLQEAILKAYRKNPEKTERAVEDAIRMFEAVGDSEGGKHEEA, encoded by the coding sequence ATGTCAGATGCGCTAAAGGGCATGCTCAAGCTTCTGATTCTCAGAGAGCTTGAAAGCGGAGAGGCAACGGGTTACGAGCTCATCGAGAGAATAGGAAAAATCGTATCAAAAAAACCGTCTCCCGGATCGGTTTATCCCCTTCTGAATGAGCTTCACGACAGGGGTTTTCTTGAGGTTTCGGTTAGGGGAAACAGGAAGATATACTCCCTTTCCACAAAGGGTAAGAGGGCTCTCGAAGAGTTGAAGGAAAGGGAAAGGATGCTGATACTCGATAAGATCAGGTTTCTGATGGAGGCGGGCATCCTTTCGGGTGAGAGCGTTGATGAAGCAGTAACCTTCGTCATGGAAAGAAGGGAGAAGCGCTGGGAGCTCTTAAGGATTAAAAACTGGTTCAGGCTTCAGGAGGCGATTCTGAAGGCATACAGAAAGAATCCTGAGAAGACTGAAAGGGCTGTTGAAGATGCCATAAGGATGTTTGAAGCTGTTGGGGACTCTGAAGGTGGGAAACATGAAGAGGCGTAG
- a CDS encoding DUF736 family protein — protein MKSKKYLSGYVDFGILGKREAYIFKNEKKEKDSQPAFRLVIRDNGTWKEVGVFWVRESKPKEPEEEIIDMTG, from the coding sequence ATGAAGAGTAAAAAGTATCTTTCCGGATACGTTGATTTTGGTATTCTCGGCAAGAGAGAGGCTTACATCTTCAAGAACGAGAAGAAGGAGAAGGACAGTCAGCCAGCTTTCAGACTGGTGATCAGAGATAACGGCACATGGAAAGAAGTCGGAGTCTTCTGGGTGAGGGAGTCAAAGCCAAAAGAACCTGAGGAAGAGATCATAGACATGACAGGGTGA